One Anaerotignum faecicola DNA window includes the following coding sequences:
- a CDS encoding aminotransferase class I/II-fold pyridoxal phosphate-dependent enzyme produces the protein MEIKFADRMDNIKEGIFTTLANLKKDRLKQGKECYDLSVGTPDFVPDKHVMEALTEASKYAENYKYAITDSDELINAVKNWYKRRYNVELESDEIMSLYGSQEGLSRVCLTLCNPGDIVLVPNPGYPIFSLGPALNDAKIVEYELREENNYLIDFSSISEETAAAAKAMIVSYPANPICRLAPKEFYKELIEFAKKYNIVILHDNAYSELVYDGNEGISFLSIDGAKEVGIEFNSLSKAYNLTGSRISFALGNKDIIAQFKKLRSQIDYGIFLPVQKAAVAALEGPQTSIEINRKEYQARRDALCLGLKEIGWDGCVSEGTMFAWAPLPKGYTNSEKFVLELIDKTGVFCVPGSVFGSLGEGYVRFALVKNVDEIKKLVNAIKESGMIK, from the coding sequence TTGGAAATAAAGTTTGCAGACAGAATGGATAATATAAAAGAAGGTATATTTACTACGCTTGCCAATTTAAAAAAAGACAGATTGAAACAAGGGAAGGAATGTTATGATTTATCGGTTGGAACTCCGGATTTTGTGCCTGATAAACATGTTATGGAAGCGCTTACGGAGGCTTCAAAATATGCTGAAAATTATAAATATGCAATTACGGATTCAGATGAACTTATAAATGCTGTGAAAAACTGGTACAAGAGAAGATATAATGTTGAACTTGAGAGCGATGAAATAATGTCGCTTTATGGCTCGCAGGAAGGATTAAGCCGGGTATGCCTTACTCTTTGTAATCCGGGGGACATTGTGCTTGTACCTAACCCGGGCTATCCTATCTTCAGCCTTGGGCCGGCCTTGAACGACGCTAAAATTGTCGAGTATGAATTAAGGGAAGAAAATAACTATCTTATCGACTTTAGTTCTATAAGCGAGGAAACGGCGGCGGCCGCTAAAGCTATGATTGTATCTTATCCTGCAAATCCTATATGCCGCCTTGCACCGAAAGAGTTTTATAAGGAGCTTATTGAGTTTGCAAAAAAATATAATATTGTTATATTACATGACAACGCTTACAGCGAGCTTGTATATGACGGAAACGAAGGAATTTCTTTCCTGAGCATTGACGGCGCCAAAGAAGTTGGGATTGAGTTTAATTCGCTTTCAAAAGCTTATAATTTAACGGGGAGCAGAATTTCTTTTGCGCTTGGAAATAAAGACATAATCGCACAGTTTAAAAAGCTTAGGAGCCAGATTGATTACGGCATATTTCTTCCTGTGCAGAAAGCGGCTGTGGCGGCATTGGAAGGGCCGCAGACAAGCATTGAAATCAACAGGAAAGAATACCAGGCAAGAAGAGACGCGCTTTGTCTTGGCCTTAAAGAGATAGGGTGGGACGGCTGCGTTTCGGAAGGGACAATGTTTGCTTGGGCTCCTCTTCCGAAAGGCTATACAAATTCAGAAAAGTTTGTGCTTGAACTTATTGATAAGACGGGCGTTTTTTGTGTGCCGGGAAGCGTTTTTGGAAGCCTTGGGGAAGGATATGTCCGTTTTGCCCTTGTTAAAAATGTTGACGAGATTAAGAAGCTTGTCAACGCTATCAAAGAAAGCGGAATGATTAAATAA
- the pdxA gene encoding 4-hydroxythreonine-4-phosphate dehydrogenase PdxA, which translates to MKPLIAIPIGDPAGVGPEITVKAVADKSVFEAARCVVVGELNIIKNAINITGADLKINCIENVEDGIYDEKTINLIDLKNIDTASFKIGEIQGMCGKAAFEYIEKCVALAMEGKVDAVATTPINKEALKMGGINYIGHTEIFGALTNTKDPLTMFEVRGLRVFFLTRHVSLEKACQMVKKERIIDYVIRCTEELKKLGVNEGTMAVAGLNPHSGEHGLFGMQEVEHVSPAIDELKKMGYNVEGPVGADSVFHLALQGRYNSVLSLYHDQGHIATKTLDFERTIAITLGMPILRTSVDHGTAMDIAGKNIVSAVSMIEAVLIAAKYSPNFVNNG; encoded by the coding sequence ATGAAACCTTTAATTGCTATACCCATAGGGGATCCTGCAGGCGTTGGGCCTGAAATCACGGTTAAGGCCGTCGCCGACAAATCGGTTTTTGAGGCCGCAAGATGCGTGGTTGTCGGCGAGCTTAATATAATTAAAAATGCGATTAATATAACCGGGGCAGACCTCAAAATTAACTGCATTGAAAATGTTGAAGACGGCATATATGATGAAAAAACTATAAATTTAATCGACCTTAAAAATATTGATACGGCTTCTTTTAAAATCGGCGAAATACAGGGAATGTGCGGAAAAGCCGCTTTTGAGTATATAGAGAAATGCGTTGCCCTTGCCATGGAAGGCAAAGTTGACGCCGTTGCAACAACGCCTATAAACAAAGAAGCGTTAAAAATGGGCGGTATAAATTATATAGGGCATACTGAAATATTTGGAGCGCTTACAAACACAAAAGATCCTTTGACAATGTTTGAAGTAAGGGGACTTAGGGTTTTTTTCCTGACGCGCCATGTTTCTCTTGAAAAAGCATGCCAAATGGTAAAAAAAGAAAGAATCATAGATTATGTTATAAGATGTACAGAAGAACTTAAAAAACTCGGAGTAAACGAAGGTACAATGGCTGTTGCCGGGCTTAATCCGCACAGCGGCGAGCATGGGCTTTTCGGCATGCAGGAAGTTGAACATGTTTCTCCGGCTATAGATGAACTTAAAAAAATGGGATATAATGTAGAAGGGCCGGTAGGCGCGGATTCGGTTTTCCATTTGGCGCTTCAAGGCAGATATAACAGCGTGCTTTCGCTTTATCATGACCAGGGACATATAGCGACAAAGACCCTTGACTTTGAAAGGACTATAGCCATAACGTTGGGAATGCCTATATTAAGGACTTCCGTAGATCATGGGACGGCAATGGATATAGCCGGCAAAAATATTGTAAGCGCCGTTAGTATGATAGAAGCTGTTTTGATTGCCGCAAAATATTCCCCAAACTTTGTAAATAATGGTTGA
- a CDS encoding UxaA family hydrolase, translating to MNFLGYGRPDGRVGIRNKVLILPTCACSSETCRIVADQVEGAVYTSNTAGCSEVEQNLQICTEMYSGFAANPNIYGTVLIGLGCEGCTPEIVKNAILAKTNKPLEVFVIQEEGGTVNTINKAVNAARKMVQEASLVPKKEYPVSELFLGIECGGSDATSGLAANPVVGKVSDMIVDLGGSAVMSETTEFIGAEHVLAKRAATPEIKKQIIGICKDLEDHLANVNQNLRTGQPTPGNKEGGISTIEEKSLGCIYKGGTRPIVEVLKYAEMPTKKGALIMDSPGFDIASITAMVAGGCQAIIFTTGRGTPTGNIIAPVIKVTGNSKTYKNMIDNIDFDASVVIDGKMSIDECGEKLFDEFIAVANGKVTKAEAFGFNECSMQRICKFI from the coding sequence ATGAACTTTTTAGGATACGGGAGGCCCGACGGAAGGGTTGGAATAAGGAACAAAGTGTTGATACTGCCTACATGCGCTTGTTCAAGCGAAACATGCCGTATTGTTGCAGATCAGGTTGAAGGCGCTGTCTACACAAGCAATACTGCAGGATGTTCCGAGGTTGAACAAAACCTTCAGATATGTACGGAAATGTATTCAGGCTTTGCCGCCAACCCCAACATATACGGAACAGTCCTTATCGGCCTTGGATGTGAAGGCTGTACGCCGGAAATTGTTAAAAACGCTATACTTGCAAAAACAAATAAACCTTTGGAGGTTTTTGTTATACAGGAAGAGGGCGGCACTGTAAACACAATAAATAAGGCTGTTAACGCCGCAAGAAAAATGGTTCAGGAAGCTTCGCTTGTGCCTAAAAAAGAATACCCCGTTTCGGAACTTTTCCTTGGAATAGAATGCGGCGGCTCAGACGCTACAAGCGGGCTTGCGGCTAATCCTGTAGTAGGCAAAGTTTCGGATATGATTGTTGATCTCGGCGGTTCGGCGGTTATGAGCGAAACAACTGAATTTATAGGAGCCGAGCATGTATTGGCAAAAAGGGCGGCTACGCCTGAAATAAAAAAACAGATTATCGGCATATGCAAAGACCTTGAAGATCACCTTGCAAATGTTAATCAAAATCTCAGGACAGGCCAGCCTACTCCCGGCAATAAAGAAGGCGGAATTTCTACGATTGAAGAAAAATCTCTCGGCTGTATATATAAAGGGGGCACAAGGCCTATAGTCGAAGTGCTTAAATATGCGGAAATGCCAACCAAAAAAGGCGCTCTTATTATGGATTCTCCCGGTTTTGATATTGCCAGTATAACGGCAATGGTTGCAGGCGGATGCCAGGCTATTATATTTACGACCGGAAGGGGAACTCCCACAGGAAACATAATTGCTCCTGTTATAAAAGTAACCGGAAACAGCAAAACATATAAGAATATGATTGACAATATAGATTTTGATGCAAGCGTTGTTATTGACGGAAAGATGTCTATAGACGAATGTGGAGAGAAGCTGTTCGACGAGTTTATAGCGGTTGCAAACGGGAAAGTTACAAAGGCTGAAGCTTTTGGATTTAACGAATGTTCAATGCAGAGGATATGTAAGTTTATTTAA
- a CDS encoding UxaA family hydrolase — protein MSVNAIMLRPIDNVVTVVGDVKAGDTVNYVMDGKNESVVAKEDIPAFHKISVKPIKNGEHIIKYGQIIGGIVVDAEAGQWISHKNIISLPRNYEDEL, from the coding sequence ATGAGTGTAAATGCAATTATGTTAAGGCCTATTGACAATGTAGTTACAGTTGTTGGGGACGTGAAGGCCGGAGACACGGTAAATTATGTAATGGACGGAAAAAACGAAAGCGTAGTTGCCAAAGAGGATATTCCGGCGTTCCATAAAATTTCTGTTAAGCCTATTAAAAATGGGGAACACATCATTAAATACGGTCAAATTATAGGCGGCATTGTTGTTGACGCGGAGGCGGGCCAGTGGATAAGCCATAAGAACATTATAAGCTTGCCGCGCAATTATGAGGATGAATTATAA
- a CDS encoding alpha/beta hydrolase yields MNINYFKIYNIPAALWGEVSENVIIAVHGNMSNKTDAPIRIMAENAAANGYQVLSFDLAEHGGRKHEGALCKVQNCVEDLKTVYNYAKLRYKNISVFGVSMGAYFSLLAYSGRNISRAWFLSPVTDMKHVIENMMGLFNITKERLKENGEMETPIGQILYWDYYCYVLSNPVEKWDVCTYILCGGNDDICGVELIKEFADAFGCRLDIINEAGHYFHSEKELECVDLWLKETM; encoded by the coding sequence ATGAATATTAACTATTTTAAAATATATAATATACCCGCGGCGCTATGGGGTGAAGTATCCGAGAATGTTATTATTGCCGTTCATGGCAATATGTCAAACAAAACGGATGCGCCGATTAGGATTATGGCCGAGAATGCCGCTGCCAATGGCTATCAGGTATTAAGTTTCGATCTTGCCGAACACGGCGGGAGGAAACATGAAGGCGCTCTGTGCAAGGTACAGAATTGTGTGGAAGATTTGAAAACTGTTTATAACTATGCAAAACTCCGATATAAAAATATAAGCGTTTTTGGAGTCAGTATGGGAGCATATTTCAGTCTTTTGGCATATAGCGGCAGGAATATTTCAAGGGCATGGTTTCTTTCGCCGGTTACAGATATGAAACATGTTATTGAAAATATGATGGGTTTATTTAATATAACTAAAGAACGGCTTAAAGAAAATGGTGAGATGGAAACTCCCATAGGGCAGATTTTATATTGGGACTATTATTGCTATGTTTTATCAAACCCGGTGGAAAAATGGGATGTATGCACATATATTTTATGCGGCGGGAACGACGATATATGTGGTGTGGAGCTTATTAAGGAATTTGCCGATGCTTTTGGTTGCAGGCTTGATATTATTAATGAAGCAGGGCACTATTTCCATTCTGAGAAAGAGCTGGAATGTGTCGATCTGTGGTTAAAAGAAACTATGTAA